Sequence from the Saccharopolyspora pogona genome:
CTCGGTAGCGGTCGTGCGTACGGCCATCTCGAGCAGCGAGGTGTCCAGCGGCCCGTGGATTTCTACGCATTCAGTCGCGTTGTAGAGCGGACTCGCCGGAGCGAGCCGCTGCGCGAGCCAGACAAGCTGCTGGGTGGCGGTCAGCGGTAAACTGTCCGATTTAGATGCCTTCATGTCGGGCCTACTGCCGGACCAGCAAGGCAACCCAAGCACCCACTGTGGGATGCTCGGCGAGCTCGGCGAACCTGGCCGTCGCACCGGCGGCGCGTCAGCCCTCCACCAGCTTGATCAGCCGGAGTGAGTCAAGTCCGTGGTCGAGTAGTTGCGCGTCATCGGTAAGCATCTCGTCAGGCAGGTCTAGGACTTGTGCTATGTCGAGCCGTATCTGGTCGGCGGTCAGACTGTACGTGGAGTGCGTGTTGTTCTGCCGCGTCTGAGACGCTGCGGTCGCGCTCTGGTTTCGGAGCAGCTCCTTGTCGATCTTACCGATCGGTGTTCTTGGTAGCCGATCGAGGAATTCAACCCGATCAGGAACCCTGTGCACGGCGATGTCTCTGCCACGGACGAAACTTATTGATCGGGAACTCAAAGGTCTGATCTTCGTTGATCTGGCATGATCGCTGGTGTGCGGGATGCGCGGAGGTTATCGCCTGAGACGCAGGAGGATCTGCGGCGCAGGGTGGTAGCGGCTGTCCATGGTGGGATGACCCAGGCCGAGGCGGCGCAGGTGTTCGCGGTGTCGGCGCAGTCGGTGTCCAGATGGGTGCAGGCGTGGCGAAAACGCGGTTCGAAGGGTCTTGCCGCGCGTCGCCGGGGTCGCAAGGCCGGGGAGCAGAAAGCGTTGAGTGCCCGCCGGCAGCGCAGGCTGCGGTATGCGGTCGCCGAGCACACCCCGGCCACGTTCGGGCTGACCGGCCTGGTGTGGACCCGCAAGGCCGTGGCCGAGCTGATCCGGGTGCGGCACGGCATCGTGTTGAGCCTGACCACGGTCGGCAAATACCTGCGTTCCTGGGGGCTGTCACCGCAGAAACCGATCCGCAAAGCCTACGAGCAGAATCCCGAAGCGGTGCGGGTGTGGCTGGAAGAGCACTATCCGGCTATCGCCGCCCGCGCCCGCCGCGAAGGCGCGACGGTGCTGTGGCTGGACCAGACCGGGATCCGCTCGGACGCCGCCGTGGGCCGCACCTGGGCCCCGAGGGGCACGACGCCGGTGGTGGGCAAGACAGGCAAGCGGTTCAGCGTGAACGCCATGTGCGCGATCGGCAACAAGGGCGAGCTGTACTTCACCGTCTACATCGGGTCGTTCAACGCCGGGGTCTTCCTCCCCTTCCTCAACCGCCTGGCCGGCCATCACGGCCGTAAGGTCCACCTGATCGTCGACGGACACCCCGTCCACCGCCGTAAGACCGTCCAGAAGTGGCTCACCGAACACCGCTCGGACATCGAGATGCACTTCCTTCCCGGCTACAGCCCCGAGCTCAACCCCGACGAGATCCGGGGTGCCGACCTCAAACGCGCCGTGTCCACCGGCACAGCACCGAAAACCCGCGACGAGCTGGAAACAGGGGTCCGCTCCTTCCTCCACCGACTCCAGAAGCTGCCCGACCGAGTTCGCTCCTACTTCGGCAAACCCGAAGTCCGCTACGCCGCCTGACATCACATATTTGCCCTGCGCATCAATAAGACGTCGCTTGCCGTGAGCGCGGGGTTGGCGGACACCACGTGGGCACAGGTTCGTTCGCCGAGAAAGGAGTCAGGCATCGCGACCACGGCTGCCTCAACGATGTCCGGATGGGCGGACAGGTGATTCTCGATCTCCTCGGCAGCGATCTTCTGACCGCCCCGGTTGATCTGGTCCTTGGCACGGCCGACGACAACGAGATGTCCGGACGGTAGCTGCCGGACTATGTCGCCGGTGCGGTAGAACCCTTCGGCGGTGAACGCAGTGGCGTTGTGCTCGGGGGCTCGGTAGTAGCCGCGAATCGTGTAAGGCCCGCGCGCGAGGAGGTGACCGGGTGAGCCGGGAGTCACCTCCATGTCGGCGTCGTCGACCACCTTGATCTCATCGTCGGGCGACAGCGGCTTTCCTTGGGTGCCGAACACAATGTCCTCGGGGTCGTCGAGCCTGGTGAAGTTCAGCAGGCCCTCGGTCATGCCGAACACCTGCTGCACCGCGCAACCGAATCCTGCTCGCACCTGCTCGGCCAGGTCACGCCCCAGTCTGGCGCCACCAACCTGGATGAGTCGCAGGCTGGACAGGTCATGTCGGGTTTTCAGCGGCGACTCCGTCCAGCTGTTCAGCAGTCCCGGAACGAGGCCGGTGACAGTGACTCGTTCCCGCTCAATCAGCGGAAATGCGGCCTCCGGGGCCGGCTGTGCGCCCAGCACGACCGTACCGCCTGTACGAGAGTACTTCGGGAACGGTGAAGGTTCGAGCCGCCCGCCACCTCGTCACCGACCGCCTCGACATCAGCGGAGCCCGCTGGGGCCTCGACGGCGCCGAATCCGTCCTGAGCCCACTGCCAACGGGGACTCCAACAGGTCCAGCGGCAGCCGCCCCAAACGGCTTCAGCCCGCCAGCTTGCCCTCGCGGCTTGCTTGAGCCGTGTGCGGCAACGAGTCGCATGCACGGTTCTCAGGGGACCGCCGCAGCAATGCGGCGGTCCTACCCGACTCCGGCGCGGCAACGCGCCGAAGCTACCCGCCCATGCGTTGCGCCACATAGACCGCGCAGGAACGTAAGCTGTCCTCGGATTAGCGGACGGTTGGACCGTTCCCTCCATCTCCGCGACACTCGTGACGGAAAACAGTCCATACCGGACGGTCGCCGATCTGCGCGGAAAGCGGATCGCGACGCCACCCAACAACAGTGATGCCTACCGTTGCGCGCAGCTGGCCGCGGCTCAGCTGCCGTGGCGGACGAGGGTCGCGATGCGCAGGTCGCGCGCCCTCCTCTGATGCGCCGTCATCGCCGCGCGTGCCTTCTCTGCGTCCCGGTCGCGGACCGCGTCGAAGATCTCGCGGTGCTCGTCGAGGATCCGCTCCAGGTTGTCCGGCGCGGACGTGGACCGCGAGTCGTGGGCGGCGAGCTGGGTCTCCAGGCCGTCGAGCAGGCGGCTGATCGTCTTGTTGCGGCCGGCCGCCCGCAGCGCGAGGTGGAACTCGTGATCAAGGCGCAGCCGGGAGGCGATGTCCTCCGCGCCCGCCGCCTGTTCGAGGAGATGCTCCAGCCGCGCGAGGTCCAGTTCCGAGGCGTGCTGCGCCGCCGCCTGCGCGGACGCGGCGTCAAGCGCGATGCGGGCATCGCAGATCTCCAGGATCTCCTCGGCCGAACGCAGCGGGACGCGGTAGCCCGTCGCGGTGCGCTCGACGAGTCCTTCGAGTTCGAGGCGGCTCAGTGCCTCCCGCACCGGTGACCGCGACACCTGCAGCTCGCACGCAAGCCCGCTGGCCGTGACGGTGCTGCCCGCGATGAGCTCGCCGTCCAGGATCCGGCCACGGATCTGCAGATAGGCCGTCGTGTCACCGGCCGGCACGGTCACGGAATGCGCCATGTGCTCATTCTGTCCGACGTGTGGACGACTGTCGTCAGGTGTATTCATGTGTCGCCGATCGCATTGACACGTCGTTCACGGATCGGCGAGGGTATGCGCCATGAGCCCCATCGCCGGACTGCAGCTGACCAGCCGCCGGCACATCGACCTGGTGCGTACCGCTGGCGCGTTCTGTCGCTGAGCCGCGGTCGCGCCCGCGTGCGCATTCGCCGCTTTCCGGTCTCCTTTTCGGTTCGCCCTCACCGAAGGCTGCGCGATGTCCGAACCCGTGCTCACGGTCGATTCTGTTTCTGCTCCTTCAGCCCCCGCGCGCCGCGCGCGGCCCGGTCGCGTCTGGCGCGCCGGGCTGCCGTGGGTGGTGCCTGTCGTCCTACTCGTCGTGTGGCAGACGGGCTCGTCCACGGGGCTGATTCCCGAGGAGGTACTCCCGCCGATCAGCGAGGTGCTCGACACCGGCCGCTACCTGGAAGGCACCGGCGAACTGCAGCGGCACATCCTGACTTCCTTGCGGCGCATCTCGATCGGCTTCGGCATCGGCGCGGCGACCGGGCTGCTGCTGGGGTTCGCGGTCGGCATGTCGCGGCTCGCCGAGGGGTTGTTCGACCGCTCGTTGCAGATGGTGCGCACGATCCCGCACCTGGCGCTGGTGCCGCTGATGATCGCCTGGTTCGGCATCGGCGAGCTGCCCAAAGTCTTGCTGGTCGCGCTCGGCACGTTGTTCCCGGTCTACCTGAACACGGTCAACGGGATCCGCGGTGTAGAGCCGAAACTCGTCGAACTCGGCCGCTCCTACGGCCTCGGCCCGCTCGGCGTGATCCGCCAGGTGGTAGTGCCCGGCGCGCTGCCGTCCATCCTGACCGGAATCCGCTACGCACTCGGCGTGGCGTGGCTGACGCTCGTGGTGGGCGAGACGATCGCCTCGCGGGATGGGATCGGCTTCCTCGCGCAGAACGCACGCGAACTGCTGCGTACTGACCAGATCGTATTGGCGGTGCTGCTGTACGCGATCGCCGGCTTCCTTGCCGACGCGCTGATCCGCAGCGTCGAACGGGTCACGTTGCGCTGGCATCCCCATTTCCGGCGAGGAGCTTCCGCATGACGACGACGGTGTGCCTACGTGGCCTGACAAAGACCTACGACCATCCCGTGCTTGCCAGTCTCGACCTCGACGTCGCGGCGGGCTCCTTCGTGTCGCTGATCGGGGCGAGCGGAACTGGAAAGTCCACTTTGCTCCGCCTGGTCGCCGGGCTGGAACGGACCGACGACGGCGAGATCGGTCTCAGCCGGCCCGAGGGCGGCGAGCCGCGAGTGCGAACGATGTTCCAGGAGGACCGGTTGCTGCCGTGGCAGCGGGTCGAGGCCAACGTACGGCTAGGTCTCCCGCGCGCAGCCGACGTGACTGAACTGCTGAACGCGGTCGGGCTCGCCGGGCGGGAGCGCGCCTGGCCCTCGGACCTTTCGGGTGGTCAGCGGCAGCGCGTCGCGCTCGCCCGCGCGCTGGCCCACCGGCCGGATCTGCTGCTGCTCGACGAGCCCTTCGGTGCGCTCGACGCGCTCACCCGTGTCCGCATGCAGCTCCTGCTCGAAGGACTGTGGCAGGAACGCGGCAGCACCGTCCTGCTGGTGACGCACGACGTGGACGAGGCGCTCGCATTGTCCGACCGCGTCCTCGTACTCGCCGGCGGCCGAATCGTCCGAGACCTGGCCGTCGACCTGCCGCGCCCACGGCGGCGCGATGACGAACGCCTCGCGCGGTGGCGCGCCGAACTGCTCGACGAGCTACTCGCGCAGGAAACCGTCACCACCGCCTAATGGGAGCTACCGGGTCGGCCACCGGGCAGACTCGGGTCCGGTAGCGGCCAGTGAGTGAGCACTCTCGTCGCCAGGCATTCGATGCCTAAGGTCAGACCGTGCCCCCGCTGGTCGTGGGGAGGACGTGACCACTGATGGGGTGACGTGCCCGCCGAAGGCTGGCGTGAGCACTGGACCATTAGGCCGCCGGTGTTCCTCTTCCGCGCTGCTCAGGACACGATGCTGACCGTGTGGAGGGTATGTGTTGTTCGTCGGAGATGACTGGGCTGAAGATCACCACGATGTCGAGGTGCAGGATGAGACGGGTCGGCGGCTGGGTCGGGCTCGGCTGCCGGAGGGCGTGACCGGGGTTGCCCGGCTGCACGCGCTGATCGGTGAGCATCTGCCCGAGGGCGCCGAGCCTGACCAGGTCGTGATCGGGATTGAGACTGATCGAGGTCCATGGGTCCAGGCGCTGATCGCGGCCGGGTACACGGTGTATGCGATCAACCCGCGGCAGGTGGCGCGCTATCGGGAGCGGCACGGCACCTCGGGCGCCAAAAGCGACGCCGGGGACGCGCACGCCCTGGCCGACATGGTGCGCACCGACCGTCATCAGTTACGCGCGGTCGCCGGTGACACCGAGCAGGCCCAGGCCGTGAAGGTGGTGGCGCGGGCGCACCAGACGCTGATCTGGGACCGGCACCGGCACATGCTGCGGCTACGCACCGCGCTGCGCGAGTTCTTCCCCGCCGCGCTGGAAGCCTTCGACGATCTCCTCGCCCCGGATGCACTGGAACTCCTTGGCCGGGCACCGGACCCGGACCAGGCGGCCAGGGTGTCACGCGCGCAGATCACGGGCGCGCTCAAGCGGGCCCGGCGCCGCAACGTGGACGAGAAGACCACCGCGATCCAGACCGCGCTGCACACTGAACACCTGACCCAGCCGCCGGCCGTGGCCGCCGCCTACGCGGTGACGGTGCGGTCCCTGGTTAGCGTGATCACTGCCTTCAACACCGAGATCGCCGCCGTGCAAGAGCAGGTGCAGGCGTGTTTTGGCCGAGCCCGGGACGCTGAGATCTACCTGTCCCAGCCCGGCATGGGACAGATCCTCGGGGCCCGGGCCCTCGGCGAGTTCGGCGACGACGCCGACCGCTACGCGAGCGCGAAGAACCGGAAGAACTACGCCGGCACCAGCCCGATCACCCGCCAGTCCGGTAAGAAGAAGACCGTGCTGGCCCGCTTCGTCCACAACGACCGGCTCGTCGACGCCCTGCACCAGCAGGCCTTCTGCGCCCTCCGCGCCTCACCCGGCGCCCGCGCCTACTACGACGAGCTCCGCGGCCGCGGCATGAACCACCACGCCGCCTTACGCCAGCTGTCCAACCGACTCGTCGGCATCCTGCACGGCTGCCTCAAGACCCGGAGCACCTACGACGAACACACCGCCTGGGCACACCACAACCGAGACCAGCAAGCCGCCGCTTGACAAACAAAATCATGGGGTGTCTGACCTTTCCCTTCCCCACGAACGGAGTTCTTGCCATGCCCGCGACCCTTTCGCGCCGCAGGTTCCTCGGTCTGAGCGGCGCCGGCGCCGCCACGCTCGCCCTCGCCGCTTGCGGTTCCCCATCCGTCGGCCCGGTCGGCGCCGGAGCCCAGTCCGCGCCGTCCCAGCTGCGGTACGCAGTGATCGGCGACGGCCGCCTCGGCATCCCGGCCGCGTTGCGCGCCAAGCTCGGCGGCCTCGACCTCGAAGCCGCGCTCGGTGGCGTGAAAGTCACCTGGCAGCCCGGATTCACCGCCTCGCTTCCGGTGATGGAGGCGCTGAAGGCCGGGGAGATCGACTTCACGTTCGCCACCGCGACCGCCGTGATCTACGGTGTCGGCGGCAAGGTTCCGCTCGTCCCGCTCGCCGCCTTCCCCCTGCCCGGCGACGAAGTGGACATCCTGGTACCCAAGGGCTCCCCCATCACCGGCGCTGCCGACCTGCGTGGCAAGCGGATCGCTGACCAGCAGGGCACCACCGGCACCTACAGCCTCATCAAGTACCTGCAGACCGCCGGGCTGACCCTGCAGGACGTGCAGTACCAGAACCTCGCCGCCGCCGACGCCGAAGCGGCGTTCGCGAACGGGTCCGTCGACGCCTGGATCAGCTGGCAACCGCAGATCGAGCTGGCCAAACGCCGTCACGACGCCGTCGCGCTCCCCGGGGTACGCACCTACGATTACGCCTACTTCATCACCAGTGAGGACTTCGCGGAGTCGCATTTGGACACCGCGGTCAAGGCGGTGCGGGTGGTCCGCGACGCGCAGAACTGGATCAACGCCAACCCGGATGCGGCCGTACAGGCGTTCGCGGCCGCAGGTGGCTTCGGCAACGACCAGCTCACGCAGGAGATCTACCGCGACCTGATCGTCGCGCAGCGGCTCTCCGAGTCCCTCGCCGGTCCCCAGCTCGGCCCCATCGGCGACGCGGCGGCCGCGAACACCCAGGAACTGGCGGACAACTTCCACTCCCTCGGCGTCTACCCGCAGCAGATCGCCGTCCGCGACTGGCTCGCGGACGGCCGGTTCGACCACGTCAAGAAAGCGGTTTCCGATGTCCTCGCCTGAGCAGCAGATGCACCTCGCCGCGTTCGTCACCGCCGGCCCGGGACGGCCCGGCGGCTGGCGGCACCCGAACTCGGTCTCCGACTGGCGTTCGGCGAAGTACTACCAGCGGATCGGCCGCACCCTGGAGCGGGCTAAGTTCGACCTGATCTTCTTCGCCGACATCCTCTCCGTGCCCTACCGCTACGGCGACTCGCTCGACCCTCAGCTGCGCTACGGCGCGCTCGGGTCGATGCGCCTGGACCCGACCCCGGTGCTCGGCGCGCTCGCGGGCGCCACCGAGCACCTCGGGCTCGCCGCGACCGTTTCCACCACCTACGTCGAGCCCTTCACGGTGGCTCGGTCGTTCGCCACGCTCGACCACCTGTCCAGCGGGCGGGCTGCGTGGAACATCGTGACCTCGTTCCAGGACGCCGAGGCCCGCAACTTCGGCAAGGACACGCACCTCGACCGCACGCGACGCTACCGGCGCGCCGAGGAGTTCCTCCAGGTCACCGCGAAACTGTGGGACAGCTGGGACGACGACGCGCTGGTGCTCGACCCGGCGGCACCGACGTTCGCCGACCCCGAACGCGTGCATCGCGTGGACCACCACGGCGAATGGTTCAACGTGCAGGGCCCGCTCAACGTGGCGCGACCGCCACAGGGATACCCTGTGCTGATCCAGGCCGGCGCCTCGCCGTCGGGGCGGGATTTCGCCGCGCGCTGGGCGGACGTGATCTTCTGCAGCCACGCCTCCCTCGACGCGGCCAAGGACTTCTACGCTGACATCAAGGGCCGCGCTGCCGCGCACGGTCGCGACCCGAGGCAGATCAAGATCCTGCCCGCGATCACCCCCGTCGTCGCCGAGACCGCCGAAG
This genomic interval carries:
- a CDS encoding acyl carrier protein, whose protein sequence is MHRVPDRVEFLDRLPRTPIGKIDKELLRNQSATAASQTRQNNTHSTYSLTADQIRLDIAQVLDLPDEMLTDDAQLLDHGLDSLRLIKLVEG
- a CDS encoding IS630 family transposase; the protein is MIAGVRDARRLSPETQEDLRRRVVAAVHGGMTQAEAAQVFAVSAQSVSRWVQAWRKRGSKGLAARRRGRKAGEQKALSARRQRRLRYAVAEHTPATFGLTGLVWTRKAVAELIRVRHGIVLSLTTVGKYLRSWGLSPQKPIRKAYEQNPEAVRVWLEEHYPAIAARARREGATVLWLDQTGIRSDAAVGRTWAPRGTTPVVGKTGKRFSVNAMCAIGNKGELYFTVYIGSFNAGVFLPFLNRLAGHHGRKVHLIVDGHPVHRRKTVQKWLTEHRSDIEMHFLPGYSPELNPDEIRGADLKRAVSTGTAPKTRDELETGVRSFLHRLQKLPDRVRSYFGKPEVRYAA
- a CDS encoding GntR family transcriptional regulator, yielding MAHSVTVPAGDTTAYLQIRGRILDGELIAGSTVTASGLACELQVSRSPVREALSRLELEGLVERTATGYRVPLRSAEEILEICDARIALDAASAQAAAQHASELDLARLEHLLEQAAGAEDIASRLRLDHEFHLALRAAGRNKTISRLLDGLETQLAAHDSRSTSAPDNLERILDEHREIFDAVRDRDAEKARAAMTAHQRRARDLRIATLVRHGS
- a CDS encoding putative leader peptide → MSPIAGLQLTSRRHIDLVRTAGAFCR
- a CDS encoding ABC transporter permease subunit, with protein sequence MSEPVLTVDSVSAPSAPARRARPGRVWRAGLPWVVPVVLLVVWQTGSSTGLIPEEVLPPISEVLDTGRYLEGTGELQRHILTSLRRISIGFGIGAATGLLLGFAVGMSRLAEGLFDRSLQMVRTIPHLALVPLMIAWFGIGELPKVLLVALGTLFPVYLNTVNGIRGVEPKLVELGRSYGLGPLGVIRQVVVPGALPSILTGIRYALGVAWLTLVVGETIASRDGIGFLAQNARELLRTDQIVLAVLLYAIAGFLADALIRSVERVTLRWHPHFRRGASA
- a CDS encoding ABC transporter ATP-binding protein, encoding MTTTVCLRGLTKTYDHPVLASLDLDVAAGSFVSLIGASGTGKSTLLRLVAGLERTDDGEIGLSRPEGGEPRVRTMFQEDRLLPWQRVEANVRLGLPRAADVTELLNAVGLAGRERAWPSDLSGGQRQRVALARALAHRPDLLLLDEPFGALDALTRVRMQLLLEGLWQERGSTVLLVTHDVDEALALSDRVLVLAGGRIVRDLAVDLPRPRRRDDERLARWRAELLDELLAQETVTTA
- a CDS encoding IS110 family RNA-guided transposase is translated as MLFVGDDWAEDHHDVEVQDETGRRLGRARLPEGVTGVARLHALIGEHLPEGAEPDQVVIGIETDRGPWVQALIAAGYTVYAINPRQVARYRERHGTSGAKSDAGDAHALADMVRTDRHQLRAVAGDTEQAQAVKVVARAHQTLIWDRHRHMLRLRTALREFFPAALEAFDDLLAPDALELLGRAPDPDQAARVSRAQITGALKRARRRNVDEKTTAIQTALHTEHLTQPPAVAAAYAVTVRSLVSVITAFNTEIAAVQEQVQACFGRARDAEIYLSQPGMGQILGARALGEFGDDADRYASAKNRKNYAGTSPITRQSGKKKTVLARFVHNDRLVDALHQQAFCALRASPGARAYYDELRGRGMNHHAALRQLSNRLVGILHGCLKTRSTYDEHTAWAHHNRDQQAAA
- a CDS encoding NrtA/SsuA/CpmA family ABC transporter substrate-binding protein; translation: MPATLSRRRFLGLSGAGAATLALAACGSPSVGPVGAGAQSAPSQLRYAVIGDGRLGIPAALRAKLGGLDLEAALGGVKVTWQPGFTASLPVMEALKAGEIDFTFATATAVIYGVGGKVPLVPLAAFPLPGDEVDILVPKGSPITGAADLRGKRIADQQGTTGTYSLIKYLQTAGLTLQDVQYQNLAAADAEAAFANGSVDAWISWQPQIELAKRRHDAVALPGVRTYDYAYFITSEDFAESHLDTAVKAVRVVRDAQNWINANPDAAVQAFAAAGGFGNDQLTQEIYRDLIVAQRLSESLAGPQLGPIGDAAAANTQELADNFHSLGVYPQQIAVRDWLADGRFDHVKKAVSDVLA
- a CDS encoding LLM class flavin-dependent oxidoreductase, encoding MSSPEQQMHLAAFVTAGPGRPGGWRHPNSVSDWRSAKYYQRIGRTLERAKFDLIFFADILSVPYRYGDSLDPQLRYGALGSMRLDPTPVLGALAGATEHLGLAATVSTTYVEPFTVARSFATLDHLSSGRAAWNIVTSFQDAEARNFGKDTHLDRTRRYRRAEEFLQVTAKLWDSWDDDALVLDPAAPTFADPERVHRVDHHGEWFNVQGPLNVARPPQGYPVLIQAGASPSGRDFAARWADVIFCSHASLDAAKDFYADIKGRAAAHGRDPRQIKILPAITPVVAETAEAAREKSQQLSDLVVPEAGLSTLSYHLDIDLAPFPHDEVLPEMQVPGVQGHYEEVRELTEKHGMTLRELGKQYGGTHEGDFIGTGSEVADALEQWFTEDACDGFTVSGTYQPGAFDEFGDEVVPHLQKRGLFRTEYTGSTLRENLGLDRPASGDWHQRAAREED